One genomic region from Gossypium hirsutum isolate 1008001.06 chromosome D13, Gossypium_hirsutum_v2.1, whole genome shotgun sequence encodes:
- the LOC107945016 gene encoding uncharacterized protein has protein sequence MTSAVEINGEQLVNALPDLSIQDQIEVKKKGAVVEEGCENHSGICAICLDKIILQETALVKGCEHAYCVTCILRWATYSQMPTCPQCKHPFEFLDVHRSLDGRIHDYMFEESVCLLLSATWFKPLIVLEEREEVYDNLESYYDYYPYEDEDDEEDEVYYTNSPSLRIGNRRWGDSGYVRSGRQEARPVQRSNFQDSTGAGSSCEPKNKETAKSTLGRRAKRTLKREAANKAAAEKHQEHLMSSRQK, from the exons ATTGAAGTGAAGAAGAAAGGGGCTGTTGTTGAAGAAGGTTGCGAAAATCACAGTGGAATATGCGCGATTTGTTTAGATAAGATAATATTGCAGGAAACTGCACTCGTGAAGGGTTGCGAGCATGCTTACTG TGTGACATGCATCCTTCGATGGGCAACATACAGTCAGATGCCCACGTGCCCTCAGTGTAAACATCCATTTGAGTTCCTTGATGTTCATCGTTCGCTCGATGGCAG AATCCATGACTACATGTTCGAGGAAAGTGTTTGCTTACTTCTTAGTGCCACATGGTTTAAACCATTGATTGTGCTGGAGGAACGCGAAGAGGTGTATGATAATCTGGAAAGTTATTATGATTATTATCCTTACGAAGATGAggatgatgaagaagatgaagtttaTTACACCAATTCACCGAGTCTCCGCATCGGCAATCGGAGATGGGGTGATAGTGGATACGTAAGGTCAGGGCGCCAAGAAGCCAGGCCTGTTCAACGATCCAATTTCCAGGACTCCACTGGTGCCGGGTCCTCATGCGAGCCTAAGAATAAAGAAACCGCAAAAAGTACATTGGGGAGACGAGCAAAGAGAACGCTCAAACGTGAGGCTGCCAATAAGGCTGCTGCAGAAAAACATCAAGAGCATTTGATGAGTTCGAGGCAGAAGTGA
- the LOC107945025 gene encoding LOW QUALITY PROTEIN: epoxide hydrolase A (The sequence of the model RefSeq protein was modified relative to this genomic sequence to represent the inferred CDS: deleted 2 bases in 1 codon) — MEAIRHRMVEVNGINIHIAEKGKGPVILFLHGFPELWYSWRHQILALSNMGYRTVAPDLRGYGYSDIPESVDSYTCFHIVGDLVELIDVLDPHERKVFVVGHDWGAILAWFLCLFRPDKVKALVNLSVPFLRFDRNIKPVELWRAYYGSDHYISRFQEYGEIEGEFAWVGTDRVENGLVRIELREFLTDFPVLLPKGKLFKRPLDEPITLPSWLSEEEANYYVTQFQKTGFTGPLNFYRNLDRNWELLKPWVGCKIETPAKFMMGDKDLVYHMPGMKDYIHNGGFQEDVPGLKEVVVLEGVDHFISMEKPSEVNQYIFDFFSQYH, encoded by the exons atggaAGCGATACGGCACCGAATGGTTGAGGTGAATGGCATAAACATTCACATAGCTGAAAAAGGTAAAGGTCCGGTCATCCTTTTCCTCCATGGCTTCCCTGAGCTTTGGTACTCATGGCGTCACCAAATCCTCGCTTTATCTAACATGGGTTACCGAACCGTTGCTCCCGATTTGAGAGGCTACGGCTACTCGGATATTCCAGAGTCAGTCGACAGTTACACTTGTTTCCACATAGTCGGCGATCTAGTGGAGTTGATAGACGTGCTGGATCCGCATGAACGGAAGGTGTTCGTGGTAGGGCATGACTGGGGAGCCATACTAGCATGGTTTTTGTGTCTGTTTAGGCCTGATAAAGTGAAAGCATTGGTGAATTTAAGTGTGCCGTTTTTGAGGTTTGATCGGAATATCAAGCCTGTTGAACTTTGGAGAGCTTATTATGGCAGTGATCATTACATCTCTAGATTTCAG GAATATGGAGAAATAGAAGGTGAATTTGCATGGGTTGGTACGGATAGAGTTGAGAATGGGTTGGTACGGATAGAGTTGAGA GAATTTCTTACTGATTTTCCAGTGCTGTTACCAAAAGGGAAACTATTTAAACGTCCATTGGATGAACCAATTACATTGCCTAGTTGGTTATCTGAGGAAGAAGCCAATTACTACGTCACCCAATTCCAGAAAACTGGCTTCACTGGTCCACTCAACTTCTACAGAAATTTAGACag AAACTGGGAACTATTGAAACCATGGGTGGGTTGTAAGATCGAAACACCAGCCAAGTTCATGATGGGGGATAAGGATCTGGTTTACCATATGCCTGGTATGAAGGATTACATTCACAACGGTGGGTTCCAAGAAGATGTGCCAGGTTTGAAGGAAGTGGTGGTGCTGGAAGGTGTTGACCATTTCATCAGCATGGAGAAACCAAGCGAGGTCAACCAATACATTTTCGACTTTTTTAGCCAGTATCATTGA
- the LOC107945036 gene encoding protein SMG7 isoform X2: protein MSAPSSRERAQRLYEKNIELEKNRRRSAQARVPSDPNAWQQMRENYEAIILEDHAFSEQHNIEYALWQLHYKRIEELRAHYSAAVSSAGSNTSQGVKVPPRPDRLTKIRLQFKTFLSEATGFYHDLILKIRAKYGLPFGYFSDDSESQIVMDKDGKKSTDIKKGLVSCHRCLIYLGDLARYKGLYGDGDSKSREYAAASSYYLQAASIWSSSGNPHHQLAILASYSGDELGAVYRYFRSLAVDNPFSTARDNLIVAFEKNRHNYSQLPGDVKAPLVKEPAVRLSGKDRGKAEAKLAAKETNMESNAAREKVSGVQDAFKSFCIRFVRLNGILFTRTSLETFADVLSLVSHDLCELLSSGPEEELNFGTDAAENALLLVRMVSILVFTVYNLKRESDGQTYAEIVQRTALLQNAFVAVFELMRHVVERCSQLRDVSSSYTLPAILVFLEWLACCPDVAVAGSDVDEKQSMTRSLFWKHCISFLNKILSIRTMGIGDDEDETCFFNMSRYEGETENCLALSEDFELRGFLPLVPAHTILDFSRKRSFISEGDKEKKARVKRILAAGKALANVIRVDQKNVCFDSKAKKFLIGAEPSEDVTFSTSTSLATNGVGHETPSEKSVNIGNVQPIPQPRMVEEEDDDDEVIVFQPAVSEKRTEVVGPNWPPSEALKHDRSSAPGDVKFYGSTMSGPPASLHQHNTFDVSSPLPVSVGSIAPQLQQPVHVQSSGWSVEEATSLVNSLKGLTMLENGHLTKLGLQDNASLSHPTARSVGFQKLPISASAGDMYYSQMKVPDTVLPSRIDAIVPSGVTADALAAKTSSALQVGMRKNPVSRPVRHLGPPPGFSHVPSKPQSESVSASHLENPLMDDYSWLDGYQLTPSLKSSGFDSSLNHASHADPNYVNNSSNGLNGMVSFPFPGKQGPTAQFQMEKQKGWQDYHTLEHLKNRHELKLQQQQLMNGNQQFTAQPEPYQGQSVWTGRYFV from the exons ATGTCTGCTCCTTCATCTAGGGAGCGCGCACAGCGTCTTTATGAGAAG AATATCGAATTGGAAAAAAATCGTAGGAGATCTGCTCAGGCACGAGTGCCTTCAGATCCCAATGCCTGGCAGCAGATGCGTGAGAATTACGAGGCTATAATTCTTGAGGACCATGCTTTTTCCGAGCAGCACAATATTGAATATGCTTTGTGGCAGTTACATTATAAGCGGATTGAGGAACTAAGAGCTCATTATAGTGCTGCAGTATCCTCTGCAGGATCAAACACGTCTCAGGGTGTGAAAGTTCCTCCGCGGCCTGATCGACTTACAAAAATAAGACTGCAGTTTAAGACTTTCCTTTCAGAGGCAACAGGATTTTATCATGATCTAATTTTGAAAATCAGAGCAAAGTATGGACTTCCATTTGGGTACTTTTCTGATGATTCGGAAAGCCAAATTGTTATGGACAAAGATGGGAAGAAATCTACTGACATAAAAAAAGGTTTGGTGTCTTGTCACCGTTGTTTGATATACTTGGGAGACCTAGCACGGTACAAAGGATTATATGGAGATGGAGACTCTAAATCACGCGAGTATGCAGCAGCTTCAAGTTACTACTTGCAAGCTGCATCGATTTGGTCATCAAGTGGGAATCCACATCATcag CTAGCTATATTGGCATCCTATTCTGGAGATGAGCTGGGAGCTGTTTATCGATATTTCCGAAGTTTGGCAGTGGATAACCCCTTTTCAACTGCAAGAGATAACTTGATTGTGGCATTTGAGAAG AATCGTCATAATTATTCACAACTTCCTGGAGATGTTAAAGCTCCTTTGGTCAAGGAACCTGCTGTACGGTTATCTGGAAAAGATAGGGGGAAAGCAGAAGCAAAACTTGCAGCTAAAGAGACCAACATGGAATCAAACGCTGCTAGAGAGAAAGTATCTGGTGTCCAGGATGCTTTTAAATCCTTCTGCATTCGATTTGTGCGGCTTAATGGCATTCTTTTTACACGCACAAG TCTTGAGACGTTTGCTGATGTTCTTTCTCTTGTTAGTCATGATTTATGTGAACTTCTCTCTTCTGGGCCAGAAGAGGAACTTAATTTTGGCACAGATGCTGCTGAGAATGCACTTCTCCTTGTTAGGATGGTTTCCATTCTTGTATTTACAGTTTACAATCTGAAGAGGGAGAGTGATGGTCAAACATATGCTGAAATTGTGCAGCGCACTGCGCTACTTCAAAATGCATTCGTTGCAGTTTTTGAGTTGATGCGACATGTAGTAGAGAGATGTTCACAGCTCCGGGATGTTTCTTCAAGCTACACCTTACCTGCTATTCTTGTTTTTTTAGAGTGGCTAGCTTGCTGCCCAGATGTTGCAGTAGCTGGCAGTGATGTGGATGAGAAACAGTCAATGACTAGATCACTTTTCTGGAAACATTGCATATCATTTCTGAATAAGATCTTGTCAATTAGGACAATGGGCATTGGTGATGATGAAGATGAGACCTGCTTTTTCAATATGAGTAGGTATGAAGGAGAAACTGAAAACTGTCTTGCATTGTCGGAGGACTTTGAGTTGAGAGGGTTCTTGCCACTTGTTCCAGCACACACTATTTTGGACTTCTCAAGAAAGCGCTCCTTTATAAGTGAAGGTGATAAGGAAAAGAAAGCCCGTGTCAAGAGGATCTTAGCAGCTGGGAAGGCTCTAGCTAATGTCATTAGGGTTGATCAGAAAAATGTCTGTTTTGATTCAAAAGCAAAGAAATTTCTTATTGGTGCTGAGCCCTCTGAAGATGTCACATTCAGCACTTCTACCTCACTGGCAACAAATGGTGTGGGGCATGAAACCCCTTCTGAGAAGTCAGTTAATATTGGAAATGTGCAGCCAATCCCGCAACCTAGAATGGTTGAGGAagaggatgatgatgatgaagtgaTTGTTTTCCAGCCAGCTGTGAGCGAGAAGAGAACTGAAGTGGTTGGTCCAAACTGGCCCCCCTCTGAGGCTTTGAAGCATGATCGAAGTAGCGCTCCAGGTGATGTCAAATTTTATGGCAGTACCATGTCTGGTCCTCCTGCTAGTCTTCATCAGCATAATACATTTGATGTTAGTTCTCCACTGCCTGTATCTGTTGGTAGCATTGCCCCTCAGCTTCAGCAACCTGTTCATGTGCAATCGTCTGGTTGGTCAGTGGAAGAAGCTACTTCTCTGGTTAATAGCTTAAAAGGTTTGACGATGCTGGAGAATGGGCATTTAACAAAACTTGGGTTGCAAGATAATGCAAGCCTGTCTCATCCTACAGCTCGTTCGGTTGGTTTCCAAAAATTACCCATTAGTGCCAGTGCTGGTGATATGTACTACAGTCAGATGAAAGTGCCAGATACTGTGTTGCCATCCAGAATTGATGCTATTGTACCATCTGGAGTTACTGCTGATGCTTTGGCTGCTAAAACTTCCTCCGCTTTGCAAGTTGGGATGCGGAAGAATCCAGTTAGCCGCCCGGTTAGGCATCTTGGTCCTCCACCTGGTTTTAGCCATGTTCCTTCAAAGCCACAGAGTGAATCCGTTTCTGCTTCACACTTGGAAAACCCCCTGATGGATGATTATAGTTGGTTGGATGGGTATCAGTTGACACCATCATTGAAAAGCTCTGGGTTTGATAGTTCCCTCAATCATGCATCTCATGCAGATCCCAATTATGTCAATAACAGCAGCAATGGTTTGAATGGAATGGTAAGTTTCCCTTTCCCTGGGAAACAGGGTCCAACAGCGCAGTTTCAAATGGAAAAGCAGAAAGGCTGGCAGGATTACCATACTCTTGAGCATCTGAAAAATCGACATGAACTGAAGTTGCAGCAACAGCAATTGATGAATGGAAACCAGCAGTTTACTGCACAGCCTGAGCCGTATCAAGGACAATCAGTCTGGACAGGTCGTTATTTTGTGTGA
- the LOC107945036 gene encoding protein SMG7 isoform X1, whose amino-acid sequence MMIVQIDKMSAPSSRERAQRLYEKNIELEKNRRRSAQARVPSDPNAWQQMRENYEAIILEDHAFSEQHNIEYALWQLHYKRIEELRAHYSAAVSSAGSNTSQGVKVPPRPDRLTKIRLQFKTFLSEATGFYHDLILKIRAKYGLPFGYFSDDSESQIVMDKDGKKSTDIKKGLVSCHRCLIYLGDLARYKGLYGDGDSKSREYAAASSYYLQAASIWSSSGNPHHQLAILASYSGDELGAVYRYFRSLAVDNPFSTARDNLIVAFEKNRHNYSQLPGDVKAPLVKEPAVRLSGKDRGKAEAKLAAKETNMESNAAREKVSGVQDAFKSFCIRFVRLNGILFTRTSLETFADVLSLVSHDLCELLSSGPEEELNFGTDAAENALLLVRMVSILVFTVYNLKRESDGQTYAEIVQRTALLQNAFVAVFELMRHVVERCSQLRDVSSSYTLPAILVFLEWLACCPDVAVAGSDVDEKQSMTRSLFWKHCISFLNKILSIRTMGIGDDEDETCFFNMSRYEGETENCLALSEDFELRGFLPLVPAHTILDFSRKRSFISEGDKEKKARVKRILAAGKALANVIRVDQKNVCFDSKAKKFLIGAEPSEDVTFSTSTSLATNGVGHETPSEKSVNIGNVQPIPQPRMVEEEDDDDEVIVFQPAVSEKRTEVVGPNWPPSEALKHDRSSAPGDVKFYGSTMSGPPASLHQHNTFDVSSPLPVSVGSIAPQLQQPVHVQSSGWSVEEATSLVNSLKGLTMLENGHLTKLGLQDNASLSHPTARSVGFQKLPISASAGDMYYSQMKVPDTVLPSRIDAIVPSGVTADALAAKTSSALQVGMRKNPVSRPVRHLGPPPGFSHVPSKPQSESVSASHLENPLMDDYSWLDGYQLTPSLKSSGFDSSLNHASHADPNYVNNSSNGLNGMVSFPFPGKQGPTAQFQMEKQKGWQDYHTLEHLKNRHELKLQQQQLMNGNQQFTAQPEPYQGQSVWTGRYFV is encoded by the exons ATGATGATAGTGCAGATAGATAAAATGTCTGCTCCTTCATCTAGGGAGCGCGCACAGCGTCTTTATGAGAAG AATATCGAATTGGAAAAAAATCGTAGGAGATCTGCTCAGGCACGAGTGCCTTCAGATCCCAATGCCTGGCAGCAGATGCGTGAGAATTACGAGGCTATAATTCTTGAGGACCATGCTTTTTCCGAGCAGCACAATATTGAATATGCTTTGTGGCAGTTACATTATAAGCGGATTGAGGAACTAAGAGCTCATTATAGTGCTGCAGTATCCTCTGCAGGATCAAACACGTCTCAGGGTGTGAAAGTTCCTCCGCGGCCTGATCGACTTACAAAAATAAGACTGCAGTTTAAGACTTTCCTTTCAGAGGCAACAGGATTTTATCATGATCTAATTTTGAAAATCAGAGCAAAGTATGGACTTCCATTTGGGTACTTTTCTGATGATTCGGAAAGCCAAATTGTTATGGACAAAGATGGGAAGAAATCTACTGACATAAAAAAAGGTTTGGTGTCTTGTCACCGTTGTTTGATATACTTGGGAGACCTAGCACGGTACAAAGGATTATATGGAGATGGAGACTCTAAATCACGCGAGTATGCAGCAGCTTCAAGTTACTACTTGCAAGCTGCATCGATTTGGTCATCAAGTGGGAATCCACATCATcag CTAGCTATATTGGCATCCTATTCTGGAGATGAGCTGGGAGCTGTTTATCGATATTTCCGAAGTTTGGCAGTGGATAACCCCTTTTCAACTGCAAGAGATAACTTGATTGTGGCATTTGAGAAG AATCGTCATAATTATTCACAACTTCCTGGAGATGTTAAAGCTCCTTTGGTCAAGGAACCTGCTGTACGGTTATCTGGAAAAGATAGGGGGAAAGCAGAAGCAAAACTTGCAGCTAAAGAGACCAACATGGAATCAAACGCTGCTAGAGAGAAAGTATCTGGTGTCCAGGATGCTTTTAAATCCTTCTGCATTCGATTTGTGCGGCTTAATGGCATTCTTTTTACACGCACAAG TCTTGAGACGTTTGCTGATGTTCTTTCTCTTGTTAGTCATGATTTATGTGAACTTCTCTCTTCTGGGCCAGAAGAGGAACTTAATTTTGGCACAGATGCTGCTGAGAATGCACTTCTCCTTGTTAGGATGGTTTCCATTCTTGTATTTACAGTTTACAATCTGAAGAGGGAGAGTGATGGTCAAACATATGCTGAAATTGTGCAGCGCACTGCGCTACTTCAAAATGCATTCGTTGCAGTTTTTGAGTTGATGCGACATGTAGTAGAGAGATGTTCACAGCTCCGGGATGTTTCTTCAAGCTACACCTTACCTGCTATTCTTGTTTTTTTAGAGTGGCTAGCTTGCTGCCCAGATGTTGCAGTAGCTGGCAGTGATGTGGATGAGAAACAGTCAATGACTAGATCACTTTTCTGGAAACATTGCATATCATTTCTGAATAAGATCTTGTCAATTAGGACAATGGGCATTGGTGATGATGAAGATGAGACCTGCTTTTTCAATATGAGTAGGTATGAAGGAGAAACTGAAAACTGTCTTGCATTGTCGGAGGACTTTGAGTTGAGAGGGTTCTTGCCACTTGTTCCAGCACACACTATTTTGGACTTCTCAAGAAAGCGCTCCTTTATAAGTGAAGGTGATAAGGAAAAGAAAGCCCGTGTCAAGAGGATCTTAGCAGCTGGGAAGGCTCTAGCTAATGTCATTAGGGTTGATCAGAAAAATGTCTGTTTTGATTCAAAAGCAAAGAAATTTCTTATTGGTGCTGAGCCCTCTGAAGATGTCACATTCAGCACTTCTACCTCACTGGCAACAAATGGTGTGGGGCATGAAACCCCTTCTGAGAAGTCAGTTAATATTGGAAATGTGCAGCCAATCCCGCAACCTAGAATGGTTGAGGAagaggatgatgatgatgaagtgaTTGTTTTCCAGCCAGCTGTGAGCGAGAAGAGAACTGAAGTGGTTGGTCCAAACTGGCCCCCCTCTGAGGCTTTGAAGCATGATCGAAGTAGCGCTCCAGGTGATGTCAAATTTTATGGCAGTACCATGTCTGGTCCTCCTGCTAGTCTTCATCAGCATAATACATTTGATGTTAGTTCTCCACTGCCTGTATCTGTTGGTAGCATTGCCCCTCAGCTTCAGCAACCTGTTCATGTGCAATCGTCTGGTTGGTCAGTGGAAGAAGCTACTTCTCTGGTTAATAGCTTAAAAGGTTTGACGATGCTGGAGAATGGGCATTTAACAAAACTTGGGTTGCAAGATAATGCAAGCCTGTCTCATCCTACAGCTCGTTCGGTTGGTTTCCAAAAATTACCCATTAGTGCCAGTGCTGGTGATATGTACTACAGTCAGATGAAAGTGCCAGATACTGTGTTGCCATCCAGAATTGATGCTATTGTACCATCTGGAGTTACTGCTGATGCTTTGGCTGCTAAAACTTCCTCCGCTTTGCAAGTTGGGATGCGGAAGAATCCAGTTAGCCGCCCGGTTAGGCATCTTGGTCCTCCACCTGGTTTTAGCCATGTTCCTTCAAAGCCACAGAGTGAATCCGTTTCTGCTTCACACTTGGAAAACCCCCTGATGGATGATTATAGTTGGTTGGATGGGTATCAGTTGACACCATCATTGAAAAGCTCTGGGTTTGATAGTTCCCTCAATCATGCATCTCATGCAGATCCCAATTATGTCAATAACAGCAGCAATGGTTTGAATGGAATGGTAAGTTTCCCTTTCCCTGGGAAACAGGGTCCAACAGCGCAGTTTCAAATGGAAAAGCAGAAAGGCTGGCAGGATTACCATACTCTTGAGCATCTGAAAAATCGACATGAACTGAAGTTGCAGCAACAGCAATTGATGAATGGAAACCAGCAGTTTACTGCACAGCCTGAGCCGTATCAAGGACAATCAGTCTGGACAGGTCGTTATTTTGTGTGA
- the LOC107950230 gene encoding AT-hook motif nuclear-localized protein 17, with protein sequence MADMIGVISLSQAPNYSSDDDSSSENAPLSGGSVSGYVGVNGSGGDGSGSSKSKTPTAMVIDDHHPQPRAPSSGATARKPRGRPVGSRNRPKPAAVTARDGGSSVVQPAVLEITAGADIIETIISFARRNRVGVSVVSATGSVMNVTLRHPLFNAPSFSLHGSYGLLAMSGSFMAFNGAPSSSNRTPQSTFGVTLAGTQGQLSGGLVWGRLMVATEATVVLNTFVNPALHRQLPFEVEDRRRQDMIMPSLRGNNGAVLGGLSSLGGSHGVGVGSGLGGGGGLGLRGSVGGGANGFRPAYGVAAVPLPMNGQSQMSSDVLQWGPSPRPY encoded by the coding sequence ATGGCGGATATGATTGGAGTTATCTCTCTTTCTCAAGCCCCTAACTACTCTTCCGATGACGATTCCTCGTCGGAAAACGCCCCTTTGAGCGGAGGATCTGTCTCCGGCTACGTTGGAGTCAATGGCAGTGGTGGTGATGGTAGTGGGTCTTCCAAGTCTAAGACTCCTACTGCAATGGTCATTGATGATCACCACCCTCAGCCAAGGGCTCCGTCATCGGGAGCCACCGCTAGGAAGCCAAGAGGAAGACCTGTTGGATCCAGAAACAGGCCCAAACCAGCGGCTGTTACTGCTAGGGACGGTGGTTCATCTGTGGTGCAGCCTGCGGTCTTGGAGATCACTGCTGGTGCTGATATTATCGAAACTATTATCAGCTTTGCTCGAAGGAACCGTGTCGGCGTTTCTGTTGTTAGCGCCACTGGTTCCGTCATGAACGTCACGCTCCGTCATCCTCTTTTTAACGCGCCGTCTTTCTCACTTCATGGATCTTATGGATTACTCGCTATGTCTGGCTCTTTCATGGCCTTTAACGGTGCTCCTTCGTCTTCCAACAGGACACCACAATCAACTTTTGGTGTAACTCTTGCAGGTACCCAAGGTCAACTTTCTGGTGGGTTAGTGTGGGGGAGGCTGATGGTGGCGACGGAGGCGACTGTGGTGTTGAACACTTTCGTCAACCCTGCTCTTCATAGGCAACTCCCATTTGAAGTTGAAGATCGTCGTCGTCAAGACATGATCATGCCTAGTCTTCGTGGTAACAATGGTGCCGTACTCGGCGGCTTAAGCAGCTTAGGTGGCAGTCACGGTGTCGGCGTCGGCTCCGGCCTAGGTGGCGGTGGCGGCCTCGGCCTCCGCGGTTCTGTTGGTGGTGGTGCAAATGGGTTCCGCCCTGCTTATGGCGTTGCAGCAGTACCCCTTCCAATGAATGGCCAGAGCCAGATGTCTTCTGATGTTTTGCAATGGGGTCCTTCCCCACGTCCTTACTGA